A region of Thermococcus piezophilus DNA encodes the following proteins:
- the porA gene encoding pyruvate ferredoxin oxidoreductase yields the protein MKYKPIRKVVSGNYAAAYAAKHARVEVVAAYPITPQTSIIEKIAEFISNGEVENLQYVPVESEHSAMAACIGASAAGARAFTATSAQGLALMHEMLHWASGARLPIVMVDVNRAMAPPWSVWDDQTDSLAQRDTGWMQFYAENNQEVYDGVLMAFKVAETVNLPAMVVESAFILSHTYDIVEMIPQELVDEFLPPRKPLYTLTDFDNPIAVGSLGGPNDYYEFRYKIEKAMDDARKVIKEVGKEFGEMFGRDYRQMIELYRTDDADFVFMGMGSLMGTVKQAVDVLREEGYKVGAAKVRWFRPFPKDELYELAKNVEGIAVLDRNFSFGQEGILFNEAKGVLYNTNAHPIIKNYIVGLGGRDFTVNDVKKIAENMKAIIEKGELDVEVDWYHLKR from the coding sequence ATGAAGTACAAGCCGATTAGGAAGGTTGTGAGCGGCAATTACGCCGCTGCTTACGCCGCCAAGCATGCGCGCGTTGAGGTAGTGGCGGCTTACCCGATCACCCCGCAGACGAGCATCATCGAGAAGATAGCCGAGTTTATATCCAACGGTGAGGTTGAGAACCTTCAGTACGTGCCCGTTGAGAGTGAGCACTCCGCCATGGCCGCGTGTATCGGAGCTTCAGCGGCTGGAGCAAGGGCCTTTACGGCAACCTCTGCTCAGGGTCTTGCTTTGATGCATGAGATGCTCCACTGGGCGAGCGGCGCGAGGCTGCCGATAGTTATGGTCGACGTCAACAGGGCTATGGCCCCGCCGTGGAGCGTCTGGGACGACCAGACGGACAGCCTGGCCCAGCGCGACACGGGATGGATGCAGTTCTATGCTGAAAACAACCAGGAAGTTTACGACGGTGTTCTCATGGCATTTAAGGTCGCCGAGACCGTTAATCTGCCAGCGATGGTCGTCGAGAGCGCCTTCATCCTGAGCCACACCTACGACATCGTCGAGATGATTCCCCAAGAGCTCGTCGATGAGTTCCTTCCTCCGAGGAAACCGCTCTACACCCTGACCGACTTCGACAACCCGATTGCCGTCGGCTCCCTTGGAGGGCCAAACGACTACTACGAGTTCCGCTACAAGATAGAGAAGGCCATGGATGATGCTAGAAAGGTCATCAAGGAAGTCGGCAAGGAGTTCGGCGAGATGTTTGGAAGAGACTACCGCCAGATGATAGAGCTCTACAGGACTGACGACGCTGACTTCGTCTTCATGGGCATGGGTTCACTCATGGGAACCGTCAAGCAGGCCGTTGACGTTCTCCGCGAAGAGGGCTACAAGGTCGGAGCAGCCAAGGTCCGCTGGTTCAGACCGTTCCCGAAGGACGAGCTCTACGAGCTGGCCAAGAACGTGGAGGGAATAGCCGTCCTCGACAGGAACTTTTCCTTCGGTCAGGAGGGCATACTCTTCAACGAGGCCAAGGGTGTGCTTTACAACACCAATGCCCACCCGATCATAAAGAACTACATAGTCGGCCTCGGAGGCAGGGACTTCACCGTGAACGACGTCAAGAAGATAGCGGAGAACATGAAGGCCATCATCGAGAAGGGCGAGCTGGATGTAGAGGTGGACTGGTACCACCTTAAGAGGTGA
- a CDS encoding 3-methyl-2-oxobutanoate dehydrogenase subunit delta gives MNTLFGEKKEGATKIVLKSVDEYPDAPITLGTTLINFTGDWRTFIPVVNNDKCVKCYICWKFCPEPAIYIREDGYVGIDYDYCKGCGICANECPTKAITMEKEEK, from the coding sequence TTGAACACGTTATTTGGTGAAAAGAAAGAAGGGGCCACAAAAATCGTCCTCAAATCCGTGGACGAATATCCCGATGCCCCGATAACCTTAGGAACGACTCTTATCAACTTCACTGGTGACTGGAGGACATTCATACCTGTTGTCAACAATGATAAGTGTGTCAAGTGCTACATCTGCTGGAAGTTCTGCCCGGAGCCAGCAATATACATCCGCGAGGACGGCTACGTTGGCATTGACTACGACTACTGTAAGGGCTGTGGAATCTGCGCCAACGAGTGCCCGACCAAGGCCATAACCATGGAAAAAGAAGAAAAGTGA
- a CDS encoding pyruvate/ketoisovalerate ferredoxin oxidoreductase subunit gamma, whose amino-acid sequence MIEIRFHGRGGQGAVTAANILASAAFLEGKYVQAFPFFGVERRGAPVTAFTRIDEKPIRVKTQIYEPDIVVVLDPSLLDTVDVTAGLKDGGIVIVNTEKSKEEVLEKLKKKPAKLALVDATTIALEILGLPITNTAILGAVAKATGVVSLEHVQKAIQDVFSGALGEKNAKAAEEAFNKTVIYEL is encoded by the coding sequence ATGATAGAGATTCGTTTTCACGGTAGGGGTGGACAGGGTGCAGTTACCGCTGCCAACATATTAGCTTCAGCCGCTTTCCTTGAGGGCAAATACGTCCAAGCGTTCCCCTTCTTCGGAGTTGAGAGGAGGGGTGCCCCAGTCACAGCATTCACCAGGATCGACGAGAAGCCGATAAGGGTAAAGACCCAGATTTACGAGCCGGACATAGTCGTCGTCCTCGACCCGTCGCTTCTTGACACCGTCGATGTCACCGCCGGTCTCAAGGACGGTGGAATCGTCATCGTCAACACCGAGAAGAGCAAGGAAGAGGTTCTTGAGAAGCTCAAGAAGAAGCCCGCCAAGCTCGCCCTTGTCGATGCCACCACCATAGCCCTTGAGATACTCGGCCTTCCAATCACCAACACCGCCATTCTCGGTGCCGTCGCCAAGGCCACCGGCGTTGTCAGCCTTGAGCATGTCCAGAAGGCCATCCAGGACGTATTCTCTGGAGCCCTTGGTGAAAAGAACGCCAAGGCTGCAGAAGAGGCCTTCAACAAGACTGTCATTTACGAGCTCTGA
- a CDS encoding inorganic phosphate transporter, which translates to MDGLAIAAIAVAFYIAWNIGSNDSANAMGTAVGAGILSFRQATLTIAIFVLMGAYLKGYKVMKTVGKGIVPEGYLTMEMAVIALLAAGIWVTVATVRGLPVSTTQAIVGGVIGVGLAVEAPINWYTLIKIASAWVISPILSGVLAIFLYKFYSRVISSIKSVSTIEALYEALAVLGGSYMAFNFGTNEVANASGPLVGAGFMGPKVAGIFGAIALSIGALTFSYAVMHTVGKRITALGPVSAFAAQFGSAMAVSLANIFGLPVSSSQSIVGGVIGVGLIAGEKVDKSVIKDIVFGWVATPLTAIFIALGIFKAFSVFGLV; encoded by the coding sequence ATGGATGGCCTAGCTATAGCAGCGATTGCAGTGGCGTTCTACATCGCATGGAACATAGGATCCAACGATTCAGCCAACGCCATGGGGACGGCAGTGGGTGCTGGAATACTCAGCTTCCGTCAGGCAACCCTCACCATAGCAATATTCGTCCTAATGGGTGCTTACCTGAAGGGCTACAAGGTCATGAAGACGGTAGGGAAGGGCATCGTTCCCGAAGGCTACCTCACGATGGAGATGGCGGTTATAGCACTTCTTGCCGCTGGTATTTGGGTTACCGTGGCCACCGTTAGGGGCCTTCCCGTTTCGACCACTCAGGCGATAGTTGGAGGAGTTATCGGGGTCGGTTTGGCGGTTGAAGCCCCAATAAACTGGTATACGCTCATAAAAATAGCCTCCGCCTGGGTTATTTCGCCTATACTGTCAGGAGTTCTTGCCATATTTCTCTACAAGTTCTACTCCAGGGTTATTTCGAGCATAAAGAGCGTCTCGACAATTGAAGCCCTCTATGAGGCCCTTGCGGTACTGGGCGGCTCATACATGGCCTTCAACTTCGGCACCAACGAGGTTGCCAACGCCTCCGGGCCATTGGTTGGGGCGGGCTTCATGGGGCCCAAGGTCGCGGGCATCTTTGGAGCCATAGCTCTCTCTATCGGCGCGCTCACTTTCAGCTACGCTGTCATGCATACCGTTGGGAAGAGAATAACAGCTTTAGGTCCCGTCTCGGCTTTCGCGGCTCAGTTTGGCTCTGCCATGGCGGTAAGTTTGGCCAACATCTTTGGCCTTCCAGTCAGCTCGAGCCAGTCCATCGTTGGCGGTGTCATTGGTGTTGGTCTGATAGCGGGAGAAAAGGTCGATAAGTCCGTCATAAAGGACATAGTCTTCGGCTGGGTGGCAACGCCGCTAACGGCGATATTCATCGCCCTCGGAATCTTTAAGGCTTTCTCGGTGTTCGGGCTGGTTTAA
- the hflX gene encoding GTPase HflX — MKAIGVIRKSRRERIRREEFEELLRSAGYEVVAILEQNREEHPKYNIGKGKLEELKELVRELWPDKVIFANKLTPSQAYNLWKELRVEIIDKWQLVLEIFEKRAHSKEAKLQVELASLQYEVPLVKEAIRRIKLGDRAGFKGMGEYQTQQYLKHIHYRMGKIRKELERIKADREVKRKRREEVGFILLALAGYTNAGKSTLLNTLAREEIEARNQMFTTLDTTTRRFKLGGKRVLVTDTVGFIDGLPPFIVEAFHSTLEEIVKADIVLLVLDVSEPWPEIRRKFLASLNVLRELKTLDKPMVVVLNKRDLTSEEDVKDKAERIMEIVTERGINVSRVVSISAKFGQLEELYGALEEVVLTLPKYGAFEITVREPEKVPQVMALTSAIGEVLSVEYGEETKIEAYIQTGMIKELTRLGVKIRRLNQPEHRESLKDSEGDEYRR; from the coding sequence ATGAAAGCTATAGGAGTCATCAGGAAATCCAGGCGTGAGAGGATACGTAGGGAGGAGTTTGAAGAGCTGTTGAGAAGCGCTGGTTATGAGGTAGTGGCGATTCTCGAGCAGAACCGCGAGGAGCACCCGAAGTACAACATAGGAAAGGGCAAACTTGAGGAGCTCAAAGAGCTCGTGAGGGAGCTTTGGCCGGATAAGGTCATCTTCGCCAACAAGCTCACGCCAAGTCAAGCCTACAACCTCTGGAAGGAGCTGAGGGTCGAGATAATAGACAAATGGCAGCTAGTCCTCGAGATATTTGAAAAGCGTGCCCACTCCAAGGAAGCAAAGCTCCAGGTCGAACTGGCTAGCCTCCAGTACGAGGTTCCCCTTGTTAAGGAGGCAATAAGGCGCATAAAACTCGGCGACAGAGCGGGATTCAAGGGAATGGGTGAATACCAGACCCAGCAGTACCTCAAACACATCCATTACAGGATGGGTAAGATTAGGAAGGAGCTGGAGAGGATCAAGGCCGACCGGGAGGTTAAAAGGAAGCGCAGGGAAGAGGTTGGCTTCATCCTACTTGCCCTAGCTGGCTACACCAACGCCGGAAAGAGCACTCTCCTCAATACCCTCGCCAGGGAGGAGATAGAGGCCAGAAACCAGATGTTCACAACGCTCGATACCACCACAAGGCGCTTTAAGCTAGGCGGTAAAAGGGTTCTAGTTACCGACACGGTCGGTTTCATCGATGGCCTCCCGCCGTTTATCGTTGAAGCCTTCCACTCCACGCTGGAGGAGATAGTTAAGGCCGACATAGTCCTGCTCGTTCTCGATGTAAGCGAGCCCTGGCCGGAGATACGGAGGAAGTTCCTGGCATCGCTCAACGTCTTGAGGGAGCTTAAGACCTTGGATAAGCCTATGGTAGTCGTCCTCAACAAGAGGGACCTGACGAGCGAGGAGGACGTTAAAGATAAGGCTGAGAGAATAATGGAGATAGTCACAGAGAGGGGGATAAACGTCTCCCGTGTCGTTTCCATCTCGGCCAAGTTCGGTCAGCTAGAGGAACTTTACGGGGCGCTGGAAGAAGTGGTACTAACCCTGCCCAAATACGGGGCCTTCGAGATAACCGTAAGGGAGCCTGAGAAAGTCCCTCAGGTAATGGCTCTGACAAGTGCTATCGGTGAGGTTTTGTCGGTTGAGTACGGCGAGGAGACGAAAATAGAAGCCTACATCCAGACGGGGATGATAAAGGAGCTGACAAGGCTGGGGGTCAAGATACGGCGATTAAACCAGCCCGAACACCGAGAAAGCCTTAAAGATTCCGAGGGCGATGAATATCGCCGTTAG
- a CDS encoding carboxymuconolactone decarboxylase family protein has protein sequence MDCEDVQIKLKEIEELLDKLGKEHPKEISAFSRFLREVVDNKALTTREKELIALALGIAQGCEWCIYLHTQKALEAGAKKEELIEAGLVAVLMAGGPALMHLIPLMKAIDAFEKEHGKE, from the coding sequence ATGGATTGTGAGGATGTTCAGATTAAGCTGAAAGAAATAGAGGAGCTCCTTGACAAGCTTGGTAAGGAGCACCCGAAAGAGATTTCTGCATTCTCTAGGTTTCTCCGCGAGGTCGTCGACAACAAGGCCCTGACCACGAGAGAGAAGGAGCTCATAGCTCTTGCCCTGGGGATAGCCCAGGGCTGTGAGTGGTGTATCTACCTTCACACCCAGAAGGCCCTCGAAGCGGGCGCTAAGAAAGAGGAGCTCATCGAGGCCGGTCTCGTCGCCGTTCTCATGGCCGGCGGTCCAGCGCTTATGCACCTTATACCGCTCATGAAGGCCATAGATGCCTTCGAAAAAGAGCATGGAAAGGAGTGA
- a CDS encoding nascent polypeptide-associated complex protein: MGGMNPRQMKKLMRQMGIRMEELEGVKEVIIRLENKEIVIKEPVVTVITAQGEKSYQIIGPEEVKPIISISEDDIKLVMEQAGVDYETAKKALEEAEGDLAEAILKLTEG, translated from the coding sequence ATGGGTGGAATGAACCCGAGGCAGATGAAGAAGCTCATGCGCCAGATGGGCATCAGGATGGAGGAGCTTGAGGGAGTCAAGGAGGTCATAATCAGGCTCGAGAACAAGGAGATAGTCATCAAAGAGCCCGTCGTGACGGTTATAACCGCCCAGGGTGAGAAGAGCTACCAGATAATCGGCCCCGAGGAGGTCAAGCCGATAATCAGTATCTCCGAGGACGACATCAAGCTCGTTATGGAGCAGGCAGGCGTCGACTATGAGACAGCAAAGAAGGCCCTCGAGGAAGCTGAAGGCGATCTCGCAGAGGCAATCCTCAAGCTCACTGAGGGCTGA
- a CDS encoding cation:proton antiporter, with the protein MVFSLGAIASKVIGCGLEALLAGLNRKQSLRIRIGMIPRMGVELAMLAIAMNAGIVDEDTYVVIVLMIFLSTLVTPPLLKMAFGGEGNNEEKLLKLLGES; encoded by the coding sequence TTGGTCTTCAGCCTTGGAGCGATAGCCAGCAAGGTGATAGGATGCGGCCTCGAAGCTCTCCTAGCTGGACTTAACCGCAAACAGTCGCTCAGGATCAGAATAGGCATGATACCAAGAATGGGCGTTGAGCTCGCGATGCTCGCTATAGCCATGAACGCTGGCATAGTCGATGAAGATACCTACGTGGTCATCGTGCTGATGATATTCCTGAGTACGCTTGTGACGCCGCCTCTCCTTAAGATGGCCTTTGGTGGAGAAGGGAACAATGAAGAAAAACTACTCAAACTCTTAGGGGAAAGTTAA
- a CDS encoding cation:proton antiporter: protein MVPMELDALKTVEGNTILTAAIVDYILGIVILSIVISMLVHGGINPIGIELIFAKVIIFILVTVYLIPPAIDRLLRKVVHLGFADSTITLSMAALFAFAYLAEHMNLASILGAYPFGLSLSETKFRKPIFEHTRILDHSMFIPLFFVDVGMSIRLGAFLR from the coding sequence ATGGTTCCCATGGAGCTCGACGCGCTCAAGACTGTTGAGGGCAACACCATACTGACGGCTGCCATAGTTGATTATATCCTCGGAATAGTCATCCTGAGCATTGTCATTTCGATGCTTGTCCATGGAGGCATTAATCCAATTGGAATAGAACTCATCTTTGCCAAGGTCATCATCTTCATACTGGTCACGGTCTACCTCATCCCGCCTGCGATAGATAGACTGCTGAGAAAGGTCGTCCATCTCGGCTTTGCCGACTCGACAATAACCCTATCGATGGCGGCCCTCTTCGCTTTTGCCTATCTAGCGGAACACATGAATCTAGCCTCTATCCTTGGAGCCTACCCCTTCGGTCTTAGTTTAAGCGAGACCAAATTCAGAAAGCCGATATTTGAGCACACAAGGATCCTAGACCACTCTATGTTCATCCCGTTATTCTTCGTTGACGTTGGCATGAGCATCCGCTTAGGAGCGTTTCTGAGGTAG
- a CDS encoding CBS domain-containing protein, producing MTLSHNDSLSHALEMMLETCIKQFPAVDKKKNVLGMFSAQSIVRLLRVFARATRRPMPDHRRHNARHVLPPTTEVEDISMMREPNGHGSHGARRAQDC from the coding sequence ATAACCCTCAGTCATAACGACAGCCTCAGCCATGCCCTCGAAATGATGCTCGAAACCTGTATCAAGCAGTTCCCAGCTGTTGATAAGAAAAAGAATGTCCTAGGAATGTTTTCCGCTCAAAGTATCGTGAGGCTTCTAAGAGTATTCGCTCGGGCAACCCGTCGTCCTATGCCAGATCATCGGCGGCATAATGCTCGGCATGTTCTTCCCCCGACCACAGAGGTGGAGGATATTTCAATGATGCGTGAGCCTAACGGTCATGGTTCCCATGGAGCTCGACGCGCTCAAGACTGTTGA
- a CDS encoding CBS domain-containing protein, producing the protein MSRDRPPKERPKLNILKLSKMPIRLVMEKNFLRLSPDDKIEELIKKLEHQTCTVVTDDDGKLRGFISIDEIINLIIPPSDYILVGLDAIKEAHSDWDRPVKDIMNPR; encoded by the coding sequence TTGTCAAGAGATAGACCACCAAAGGAGAGGCCAAAGCTTAATATCCTCAAGCTGTCAAAGATGCCCATAAGGCTCGTAATGGAGAAGAACTTCCTCAGGCTCTCTCCCGATGATAAAATAGAGGAGCTCATAAAGAAGCTCGAGCATCAAACCTGCACCGTCGTCACCGATGACGATGGAAAGCTCCGCGGATTCATTTCGATCGACGAGATAATCAACCTCATAATTCCCCCCTCCGACTACATTCTCGTGGGACTTGACGCGATCAAGGAGGCACACTCCGACTGGGACAGACCCGTGAAAGACATAATGAACCCCAGATAG
- a CDS encoding tetratricopeptide repeat protein translates to MDKLKAYLIGFLIAVIMIAAGIVWYGGWKLLLQVVLALGFLSVTLMLLFFTVLTLYAESWKYGGILAIFTIISSYGLYLSATWSRTDWQHLYPVGWIIVFFVAILAFGIWYISEPDLGLADRFRSAEKLERMGKYKAAARKYEKAGNYLKAAEMYEKLGWMESAAWAYEKAEKYEKAAEIYETLYEREKDTYYLREAHEYWKKAGNMNRAAKALEKYAKEEPWFWEDVAKLYEELGNEEKAREAWEKALEYYTKEAEEEGVFWEDVGNIARKLGKEELAREAYKKFLEYCLKEAEEDPMWWKHVAEAYEYLGEKEKAKETKKKYEEYKAKIMKANEETSKFPAER, encoded by the coding sequence ATGGACAAGCTCAAAGCTTATCTGATAGGATTCTTAATTGCTGTCATAATGATAGCCGCTGGCATAGTCTGGTATGGTGGCTGGAAGCTGCTACTCCAGGTGGTTCTAGCCCTTGGATTCCTCAGCGTCACGCTGATGCTGCTCTTCTTCACAGTGCTGACGCTCTACGCCGAGAGCTGGAAGTACGGAGGGATACTGGCGATTTTCACTATCATCAGCAGCTATGGTCTCTACTTAAGTGCCACTTGGAGTCGCACCGATTGGCAGCATCTTTACCCCGTTGGTTGGATAATAGTATTCTTCGTTGCAATTCTTGCCTTCGGCATATGGTACATCAGCGAGCCCGATCTGGGCCTGGCCGACCGCTTCCGTTCGGCTGAGAAGCTCGAAAGGATGGGCAAGTACAAGGCCGCCGCCAGAAAGTACGAGAAGGCCGGCAACTACCTGAAGGCCGCTGAGATGTATGAGAAGCTCGGCTGGATGGAGAGCGCAGCCTGGGCCTACGAGAAGGCCGAGAAGTACGAGAAAGCGGCCGAGATATACGAGACCCTGTACGAGAGGGAGAAGGACACCTACTACCTCAGGGAGGCCCACGAGTACTGGAAGAAGGCTGGAAACATGAACAGGGCAGCTAAGGCCCTTGAGAAGTACGCCAAGGAGGAGCCCTGGTTCTGGGAAGATGTCGCTAAGCTCTACGAGGAGCTGGGCAACGAGGAGAAAGCTAGGGAGGCATGGGAGAAGGCACTGGAGTACTACACCAAGGAAGCCGAGGAGGAGGGCGTCTTCTGGGAGGACGTTGGCAACATAGCGAGAAAGCTCGGAAAGGAGGAGCTCGCCAGGGAAGCCTACAAGAAGTTCCTCGAGTACTGCCTCAAGGAGGCCGAAGAAGACCCAATGTGGTGGAAGCACGTCGCCGAGGCCTACGAATACTTGGGTGAGAAGGAGAAAGCCAAAGAGACCAAGAAGAAATACGAGGAGTACAAGGCAAAGATTATGAAGGCGAACGAGGAGACGTCGAAGTTCCCCGCGGAAAGGTAA
- the otg gene encoding methylated-DNA--protein-cysteine methyltransferase, whose protein sequence is MLSVERFTIAGREVWIGVLFGERIHGITFSLDGRDYLKERIASLRSFLERRGVEVELVPKESVYPKLVHDVLVGRRDNDELLGELSFHGITDFERQVYEWLTKRVKRGRVVMYGELAKTLGTSPRAIGGAMKRNPYPIVVPCHRVVAQGGLGYYTPKLEYKICLLKLEGVEEWTSSKLI, encoded by the coding sequence ATGCTGAGTGTTGAGCGCTTTACCATCGCCGGGAGGGAGGTTTGGATAGGGGTTCTCTTCGGGGAGAGGATTCATGGAATAACCTTCTCCCTGGACGGAAGGGACTACCTCAAGGAGAGAATAGCCAGTCTGAGGTCTTTCCTCGAGAGGAGGGGCGTCGAAGTTGAGTTGGTCCCAAAAGAATCCGTTTACCCCAAGCTGGTTCACGATGTCCTGGTCGGGAGAAGAGACAACGACGAACTCCTCGGCGAGCTGAGCTTCCACGGGATAACTGATTTTGAGCGTCAGGTGTACGAATGGCTAACAAAAAGGGTTAAAAGAGGAAGAGTTGTAATGTATGGAGAGCTGGCAAAGACCCTTGGAACTTCACCGAGAGCCATCGGAGGGGCCATGAAGAGGAACCCCTACCCCATAGTCGTTCCCTGTCACAGAGTCGTGGCCCAAGGTGGGCTCGGCTATTACACGCCAAAGCTCGAGTACAAGATCTGCCTGCTGAAGCTTGAGGGGGTGGAAGAATGGACAAGCTCAAAGCTTATCTGA
- a CDS encoding RNA methyltransferase, with amino-acid sequence MKIVLVEPEGPANIGMVARVMKNFGFTELVLVNPNITKESYAYAVHARDVLERAEIVETFEEALGLVDLAIGTTAKSGRRYIPERAPITPWELREALKGYPGRVGIFFGRESIGLKNEELERMDLTLTIPTSEAYPTMNLSQAAAVILYELSKTKREAVHPSLEPATREEKEVLVDTWKRLLDVLDYPKDEERKEVFVKVFRRFVGRAFLYGREVHTLIGPLRKAILRLEECKDAEC; translated from the coding sequence ATGAAGATCGTTTTAGTGGAACCTGAGGGCCCGGCCAACATTGGCATGGTTGCAAGGGTGATGAAGAACTTCGGCTTTACCGAGCTGGTTCTGGTTAATCCCAACATCACCAAGGAGAGCTACGCCTACGCGGTTCACGCGAGAGACGTTCTGGAGAGAGCCGAAATCGTGGAGACGTTCGAGGAAGCGTTGGGGCTCGTTGATTTGGCAATTGGAACGACGGCAAAGTCCGGAAGACGGTACATCCCCGAAAGGGCACCCATCACGCCCTGGGAGCTGAGAGAAGCGCTCAAAGGCTATCCAGGCAGGGTTGGCATCTTCTTCGGGCGCGAGAGCATAGGACTGAAAAACGAAGAGCTTGAAAGGATGGACTTAACTCTCACGATACCGACGAGCGAAGCTTATCCAACCATGAACCTCAGCCAAGCGGCCGCGGTTATCCTCTACGAGCTGAGCAAGACAAAGAGAGAAGCTGTTCATCCATCGCTGGAGCCAGCAACTCGGGAGGAGAAAGAAGTCCTTGTGGATACGTGGAAAAGGCTCCTCGATGTCCTGGACTATCCAAAGGATGAGGAGAGAAAAGAAGTTTTTGTCAAAGTTTTCAGGCGCTTTGTAGGCAGGGCCTTTCTTTATGGAAGAGAAGTTCACACGCTAATCGGGCCCCTAAGGAAAGCAATCTTAAGGCTGGAGGAGTGCAAAGATGCTGAGTGTTGA
- a CDS encoding 2-dehydropantoate 2-reductase: MKIYVLGAGSIGSLFGALLSRAGNDVTLIGRENQVRAVRENGLRVVGIEEFVVHPKASIYAPEEPPDLLILATKSYSTKTALECAKRCIGPETWILSIQNGLGNEELALKFTPNVLGGITTNGAMLVEGGVLKWTGKGVTVIGKYLTGSHPFVDEIAKTFNEAGLETYTTENVVGWKWAKVIVNSVINGLGTILEVKNGFLKDDPYLESISIDIAREGCMVAQQLGIEFEVHPLELLWDTIEKTRENYNSTLQDIWRGKKTEVDYIHGKIVEYAKTVGLEAPRNELLWALIKAKEGQSR; this comes from the coding sequence ATGAAGATTTATGTGCTCGGTGCGGGCTCGATAGGCTCGCTCTTTGGGGCGCTTTTGTCAAGAGCAGGGAACGACGTTACGCTTATCGGCCGCGAGAATCAGGTAAGAGCGGTAAGAGAGAACGGACTCCGGGTTGTTGGGATAGAAGAATTCGTTGTTCATCCAAAGGCAAGTATCTACGCTCCAGAGGAGCCACCTGATCTGCTCATACTTGCCACGAAGTCCTACTCAACCAAGACTGCCTTGGAGTGCGCTAAAAGATGCATCGGTCCGGAAACGTGGATACTCAGCATTCAAAACGGGCTGGGGAACGAGGAACTGGCACTGAAGTTCACTCCAAATGTTCTGGGGGGGATAACCACCAACGGGGCGATGCTCGTTGAGGGGGGCGTTTTGAAATGGACAGGTAAGGGTGTTACAGTCATCGGAAAGTATCTCACGGGAAGCCATCCGTTCGTAGATGAGATCGCAAAAACTTTCAACGAGGCGGGGCTGGAAACTTACACAACTGAGAATGTCGTTGGGTGGAAGTGGGCCAAGGTCATTGTTAATTCAGTCATAAACGGCCTCGGAACGATTCTAGAGGTTAAGAACGGCTTCTTGAAGGACGACCCGTACCTTGAGAGTATCTCGATAGACATCGCCCGTGAGGGCTGCATGGTGGCCCAGCAGCTCGGGATAGAGTTTGAAGTCCATCCCCTGGAACTCCTCTGGGACACGATAGAAAAGACAAGAGAGAACTATAATTCGACCCTTCAGGACATCTGGCGCGGGAAGAAGACAGAGGTTGACTACATCCACGGGAAAATCGTGGAATACGCTAAAACGGTGGGTCTCGAGGCACCGAGGAACGAGCTTCTCTGGGCGCTTATCAAGGCCAAGGAAGGGCAAAGTAGATAA